In the Mycolicibacter minnesotensis genome, ATTAGGGTGGCTCGTCGTGAGCGAACTGCAACACGGACCCTTGGAAGACCGCCACCGCGCCCTGGGCGCCAGCTTCGCCGAGTTCGGCGGCTGGCTCATGCCGGTGTCCTATGCCGGCACCGTCGCCGAGCACAATGCCACCCGCGACACGGTGGGGCTGTTCGATGTCAGCCACCTGGGCAAGGCGACCGTTCGCGGTCCGGGCGCGGCGGCCTTCATCAACGCCACGCTCACCAACGACCTGGCCAGGATCGCCCCAGGCCAGGCTCAATACACGTTGTGCTGTAACGAGAGCGGCGGCGTCATCGATGACCTGATCGCCTACTACGTAGCCGACGACGAGATTTTTCTGGTGCCCAATGCCGCCAACACCGCCGACGTGGTGGCCGCCCTGCGCGAGGTCGCGCCGGCCGGGGTGACGATCACCGACGAACATCGGTCACGCGCGGTGCTTGCGGTGCAAGGACCCCGATCGACCGAGGTGCTTGCGGGGCTGGGGCTGCCCACCGAGATGGACTACATGGCGTTCGCCGACGCGGACTACGCCGGGGTGCCGGTTCGGGTCTGCCGCTCCGGCTACACCGGTGAGCACGGCTACG is a window encoding:
- the gcvT gene encoding glycine cleavage system aminomethyltransferase GcvT; its protein translation is MSELQHGPLEDRHRALGASFAEFGGWLMPVSYAGTVAEHNATRDTVGLFDVSHLGKATVRGPGAAAFINATLTNDLARIAPGQAQYTLCCNESGGVIDDLIAYYVADDEIFLVPNAANTADVVAALREVAPAGVTITDEHRSRAVLAVQGPRSTEVLAGLGLPTEMDYMAFADADYAGVPVRVCRSGYTGEHGYELLPAWDSAPVVFDALVAAVGQIGGELAGLGARDTLRTEMGYALHGHELSPEISPLQARCGWAIGWKKDSFFGRDALLAEKAAGPTRLLRGLRATGRGVLRAELAVLDGDRRVGVTTSGTFSPTLKAGIALALIDTDAGIEDGARLTVDVRGRAVECEVVTPPFVTAKTR